In the genome of Telluria beijingensis, one region contains:
- a CDS encoding IS1595 family transposase — MDGLDFGKLLVALSGLALGQEELAQLRVWLATNEDGAICIALIEQAAVGKRCPRCGGARSHRCGHASGLQRWRCLACGRSYNALSGTKLAHLRKKECWPAYLQCLLESQIVRASAEAVQVHRTTSFRWRHRMVAGFTCDRPARLGGMVEADETYMLESQKGSRILNRPPRRRGGVASHRGVGRDHECLLVACARDGDTLDFHCGRGPVSSTQLGHCLGPVLAPDTLLISDGAAAYPVFARNQGIAHEALNLRAGQRARGALHLNHVNGWHSRFKRWLVRFHGIASRYLIHYSGWRRVLDARRLITPAQLLAAAVKAD; from the coding sequence ATGGACGGCCTGGACTTTGGAAAATTGCTTGTGGCTCTAAGCGGCCTGGCACTCGGGCAGGAAGAACTTGCGCAACTACGCGTCTGGCTCGCCACGAACGAGGATGGGGCCATTTGTATCGCGCTGATCGAACAGGCTGCCGTCGGAAAGCGCTGTCCCCGCTGCGGCGGGGCGCGATCGCACCGCTGCGGGCACGCCAGCGGCCTGCAGCGTTGGCGCTGCCTCGCATGTGGTCGCAGTTACAACGCATTGAGCGGCACCAAACTCGCGCACCTGCGCAAGAAGGAATGCTGGCCCGCCTATCTGCAATGCCTGCTCGAATCGCAGATCGTGCGCGCCAGCGCCGAGGCGGTCCAGGTGCACCGTACCACGAGCTTTCGCTGGCGCCATCGCATGGTGGCCGGTTTTACGTGTGACCGTCCAGCGCGCCTGGGCGGCATGGTCGAGGCGGACGAAACATATATGCTGGAATCCCAGAAAGGGTCGCGCATACTGAACCGCCCACCGCGACGCCGCGGCGGCGTGGCCAGCCATCGCGGCGTCGGCCGCGACCACGAGTGCCTGCTGGTCGCCTGCGCGCGCGACGGTGACACCCTCGATTTTCATTGTGGACGCGGTCCGGTCTCGAGCACACAGCTCGGGCATTGCCTGGGACCGGTGCTGGCGCCGGATACGCTCCTGATCAGCGACGGGGCTGCCGCGTATCCCGTATTCGCCCGAAACCAAGGGATCGCCCATGAAGCCCTCAACTTGCGCGCTGGCCAACGGGCACGCGGCGCGCTCCACCTGAACCATGTCAATGGCTGGCACAGCCGCTTCAAGCGCTGGCTGGTGCGCTTTCACGGTATTGCCAGTCGCTATTTGATCCATTACTCAGGCTGGCGGCGGGTCCTCGATGCGCGCCGCCTTATTACTCCGGCGCAATTGCTAGCTGCAGCCGTCAAAGCAGACTGA
- a CDS encoding flagellar protein FlaG, translated as MQIQSLGSSPAPKLDERPAAVTGQAAVAGRTPVADAPASVPDVAPGREEVSAAVKKLNESMPPSAQSLEFEIDEESKEVVVKIIDQSTREVVRQMPSKEALEMAKAIDKLQGLLIRQTA; from the coding sequence ATGCAGATCCAATCACTTGGTTCGTCGCCCGCACCGAAACTGGACGAACGTCCGGCCGCGGTGACCGGGCAAGCTGCGGTCGCGGGACGGACGCCCGTCGCCGACGCGCCAGCCTCGGTACCGGATGTCGCACCGGGTCGGGAAGAAGTGTCGGCCGCCGTCAAGAAGCTCAACGAGTCGATGCCGCCGTCGGCCCAGAGCCTGGAATTCGAGATCGACGAAGAGAGCAAGGAAGTCGTCGTCAAGATCATCGACCAAAGCACCAGGGAAGTGGTGCGCCAGATGCCGAGCAAGGAAGCACTGGAAATGGCGAAAGCCATCGACAAACTGCAGGGCTTGCTCATCCGGCAAACGGCCTGA
- a CDS encoding flagellin, whose translation MASVINTNVASLNSQRNLSTSQSQLNTSIQRLSSGMRINSAKDDAAGLAISDRMNSQIKGMTQATRNANDGVSMAQTAEGALSSSGDILQRIRELAVQSSNSSNSASDRKALQTEVTQLTSELNRIANTTEFNGQKLMDGSMGTANFQVGANAGQLISMGGSNFTTTTYGNNSLAENAPAAVKGSTAFTGGTLTVNGSQGSEPITIAAGASAKTAAAQINKVAGDTGVTATAKTEAVMTADATKSYTLSLESDNTEAVTISFSMGAAADANGYASAISAFNAQSAKTGVTASYDEKAGGLKLTHADGNDIKLTNTSATATTDVTVASIKTDGTAGAAQTLNQGGNAANSVGTVRGSLTLDSEKSFSVEDTGSSFNLDATAGGASKLKSVADLDISTFAGAQAAIKTADAALAAVNSKRAEYGALQSRFESAISNLGSSTENLSASRSRIVDTDFAAETAKMTRGQILQQAGTSMLAQANSLPNGVLSLLRG comes from the coding sequence ATGGCATCCGTAATCAATACCAACGTCGCATCCCTCAACTCGCAGCGTAACCTGTCGACCTCGCAGTCGCAGCTGAACACCTCGATCCAACGCCTGTCGTCGGGCATGCGCATCAACAGCGCCAAGGACGACGCCGCCGGCCTCGCGATTTCCGATCGCATGAATTCGCAGATCAAGGGCATGACCCAGGCGACCCGTAACGCCAACGATGGCGTGTCGATGGCGCAAACCGCCGAAGGCGCCCTGTCGAGCTCGGGCGACATCCTGCAGCGTATCCGTGAACTGGCAGTGCAGTCGTCGAACTCGTCGAACTCGGCCAGCGACCGCAAAGCCCTGCAGACCGAAGTCACCCAGCTGACCTCGGAACTGAACCGTATCGCCAACACCACCGAATTCAACGGCCAGAAGCTGATGGACGGCTCGATGGGCACCGCGAACTTCCAGGTCGGCGCCAACGCAGGCCAGCTGATCTCGATGGGCGGCTCGAACTTCACCACCACCACCTACGGCAACAACAGCCTGGCGGAAAACGCACCGGCAGCCGTCAAGGGCTCGACCGCGTTCACCGGCGGTACCCTGACCGTGAATGGTTCGCAAGGTTCGGAGCCAATCACCATCGCCGCCGGCGCCTCTGCCAAGACTGCCGCAGCCCAGATCAACAAGGTCGCTGGCGACACCGGCGTAACCGCCACCGCCAAGACCGAAGCCGTGATGACCGCGGACGCGACCAAGTCGTACACCTTGTCGCTGGAATCGGACAATACCGAAGCGGTCACCATCTCGTTCTCGATGGGTGCTGCCGCCGACGCGAACGGCTATGCCTCCGCGATCAGCGCCTTCAATGCGCAGTCGGCCAAGACCGGCGTGACCGCTTCCTACGATGAAAAAGCCGGTGGCCTGAAGCTGACCCATGCCGATGGCAACGATATCAAGCTGACCAACACCTCGGCGACCGCGACGACGGACGTGACGGTGGCCTCCATCAAGACCGATGGCACGGCCGGCGCCGCACAGACCCTGAACCAGGGTGGCAACGCTGCCAACAGCGTCGGCACCGTCCGCGGCAGCCTGACCCTGGATTCCGAGAAGAGCTTCTCGGTGGAAGACACGGGCTCCAGCTTCAACCTGGACGCCACCGCCGGCGGCGCGTCCAAGCTGAAATCGGTTGCCGACCTCGACATCAGTACCTTCGCTGGCGCACAAGCCGCCATCAAGACTGCTGACGCGGCACTGGCGGCAGTGAACAGCAAGCGCGCGGAATACGGCGCACTGCAGTCGCGTTTCGAATCGGCGATCTCGAACCTGGGTTCGTCGACCGAGAACCTGTCGGCATCGCGCAGCCGCATCGTCGACACCGACTTCGCTGCTGAAACCGCAAAGATGACCCGTGGTCAGATCCTGCAACAAGCTGGTACCTCGATGCTGGCCCAGGCCAACTCGCTGCCGAACGGTGTCCTGTCGCTGCTGCGTGGCTAA
- the fliB gene encoding flagellin lysine-N-methylase has product MPILHRTQSVSALMPRFVERFRCIGPSCEDTCCSGWTIFIDKKSYKAYRAEDNPAFEQLNANMLRRDNPANTGEYAMIKTIGAQKQCPALQDSMCAVQAHLGESYLSHTCHTYPRTNRSLLGQVEQSITLSCPEAARLALLAEDAFDFVEAPVQLRLPMLSPVNQAFGIAPELMSEVRMFCMNLMRTRELPLWQRLALLGTFCETLTQLCSANEQANIPTMIDDFVRLIENGELMAVLEPIQPDHTSQAMVFATLWAEKGFEATSPFQQAMMRKIASRFGANAHGEVSAEALVGAYRRGLARLDEALLPTPWLLENYVVNEIYSQFVPFNGKSPYDGYLQLISRFGLLRMLLAVQCNTEGDPPSSATLASTVNLHCRRFQHDPSYATRVREALYDSGWAEMSRLYKLLRT; this is encoded by the coding sequence ATGCCCATCCTGCACCGCACCCAGTCCGTCTCCGCCCTCATGCCGCGCTTCGTGGAACGCTTTCGCTGCATTGGCCCCAGCTGCGAAGATACGTGCTGTTCCGGCTGGACGATCTTTATCGACAAGAAGAGCTACAAGGCCTACCGCGCCGAGGACAACCCTGCGTTCGAGCAGCTGAATGCCAATATGCTACGCCGGGATAATCCGGCGAATACTGGCGAATACGCCATGATCAAGACGATCGGTGCGCAAAAGCAATGTCCGGCGCTCCAGGACAGCATGTGTGCGGTACAGGCCCACCTGGGCGAATCCTACCTGTCGCATACCTGTCATACCTATCCGCGCACGAACCGCAGCCTGCTTGGCCAGGTCGAACAATCGATTACCCTGTCGTGTCCGGAAGCAGCACGGCTGGCGCTGCTGGCGGAGGACGCATTCGATTTCGTCGAGGCCCCGGTCCAGCTGCGCTTGCCGATGCTCAGCCCGGTCAACCAGGCCTTCGGCATCGCACCCGAGCTGATGTCCGAAGTCCGCATGTTCTGCATGAACCTGATGCGCACGCGCGAGCTGCCCCTGTGGCAGCGGCTGGCCTTGCTGGGCACGTTCTGCGAGACCCTGACCCAGCTGTGCTCGGCGAATGAACAGGCGAACATCCCCACCATGATCGACGACTTCGTACGCCTGATCGAGAACGGCGAATTGATGGCGGTGCTGGAACCGATCCAACCCGACCATACGTCCCAGGCGATGGTATTTGCCACCTTGTGGGCAGAAAAAGGGTTTGAAGCAACTTCGCCATTCCAGCAAGCCATGATGCGAAAGATCGCCTCGCGGTTCGGCGCGAATGCCCATGGCGAAGTCAGCGCCGAGGCACTGGTCGGCGCTTACCGGCGCGGCCTTGCACGCCTGGACGAAGCCTTGTTGCCCACCCCATGGTTGCTCGAAAACTATGTAGTCAACGAGATCTATAGCCAGTTTGTTCCATTCAATGGCAAATCTCCGTACGACGGTTATCTGCAACTGATTTCCCGCTTCGGCCTGCTGCGCATGCTGCTGGCAGTGCAATGCAATACCGAAGGCGACCCGCCATCGAGCGCGACCCTGGCCTCGACAGTCAACCTGCACTGCCGCCGCTTCCAGCACGATCCGTCGTACGCCACCCGCGTCCGGGAAGCGCTGTACGACAGCGGCTGGGCCGAGATGTCCAGGCTATACAAGCTGCTGCGGACCTGA
- a CDS encoding GGDEF domain-containing protein produces the protein MSTSSISVAPTVNQPANPAEIAREAFRRLAARRLAPTPDNYRAIYDEIAGLPPAAPAAVQDTGALEVLAGFARRMAETPGELSEYGRRMARAVKTEDWTGYTQALGQMAERHLRRNTPVMALGEEEPDTVLLREMLARTLSFACASLLDGDAELVAEAESLGAAVKTAVGEAELQDIAARLKQLCYQIELRKDDGAEQQELLLRLFRLLLDNIEGLLDDDNYMRGQVLVVQDLIKGPLDTRALEDATRGLKDVIVKQGHLKHGIDDVRATMKNMMMTFIDRLGSAAASTSDYHARLGGFSERIGNATDVTEINGVLDEVLREMRNAQDEALASRDRMVGAHKEVQEAEQRIRELEAELQHMSELVREDQLTGSLNRRGLDDVFERESARADRRKTPLCVALLDLDNFKRLNDTYGHMAGDAALKHLVKVVRDTLRSMDVIARFGGEEFLILLPETTVEAAAAAMVRVQRELTKHFFLHDNEKMLITFSCGVALRVPNEEQASLMARADKAMYQAKNSGKNRVVIAD, from the coding sequence ATGTCCACCTCGTCCATTTCCGTTGCGCCCACCGTGAACCAGCCCGCCAACCCCGCTGAGATCGCACGCGAAGCGTTCCGCCGCCTCGCCGCGCGCCGGCTCGCGCCGACGCCGGACAACTATCGCGCGATCTATGACGAGATCGCCGGCCTTCCGCCTGCCGCGCCTGCTGCGGTGCAGGACACGGGGGCGCTCGAGGTGCTGGCCGGTTTCGCGCGGCGCATGGCCGAGACGCCGGGCGAGCTGTCCGAATACGGCCGCCGCATGGCGCGCGCCGTCAAGACCGAGGACTGGACCGGCTATACCCAGGCCCTGGGCCAGATGGCCGAACGCCACCTGCGCCGCAACACGCCGGTGATGGCGCTGGGAGAGGAAGAGCCCGATACCGTGCTGCTGCGCGAGATGCTGGCGCGCACCCTGTCCTTCGCCTGCGCCTCGCTGCTGGACGGCGACGCCGAACTGGTGGCCGAGGCCGAGTCGCTCGGGGCGGCCGTCAAGACCGCGGTCGGCGAAGCCGAGCTGCAGGACATCGCGGCGCGCCTCAAGCAACTGTGCTACCAGATCGAGTTGCGCAAGGACGACGGCGCCGAGCAGCAGGAACTGCTGCTGCGCCTGTTCCGCCTGCTGCTCGACAATATCGAGGGCCTCCTCGACGACGACAACTATATGCGCGGCCAGGTGCTGGTGGTGCAGGACCTGATCAAGGGCCCGCTCGACACCCGCGCGCTGGAAGACGCCACCCGCGGCCTGAAGGACGTGATCGTCAAGCAGGGCCACCTGAAGCACGGCATCGACGACGTGCGGGCGACCATGAAGAACATGATGATGACCTTCATCGACCGCCTCGGCTCGGCCGCCGCCTCGACCAGCGACTACCATGCCCGGCTGGGCGGTTTTTCTGAACGGATCGGCAACGCCACCGACGTGACCGAGATCAATGGCGTGCTCGACGAGGTGCTGCGCGAGATGCGCAATGCCCAGGACGAGGCGCTGGCCTCGCGCGACCGCATGGTCGGCGCGCACAAGGAGGTGCAGGAAGCCGAGCAGCGCATCCGCGAGCTGGAAGCCGAGCTGCAGCATATGAGCGAGCTGGTGCGCGAAGACCAGCTGACCGGTAGCCTGAACCGGCGCGGCCTGGACGACGTGTTCGAGCGCGAGAGCGCGCGCGCCGACCGGCGAAAAACGCCGCTGTGCGTGGCCCTGCTCGACCTCGACAACTTCAAGCGCCTGAACGATACCTATGGCCATATGGCGGGCGACGCCGCGCTCAAGCACCTGGTGAAGGTGGTGCGCGACACCCTGCGCTCGATGGACGTGATCGCCCGCTTCGGCGGCGAGGAATTCCTGATCCTGCTGCCCGAGACCACGGTCGAGGCGGCGGCGGCGGCCATGGTGCGGGTACAACGGGAATTGACCAAACACTTTTTCCTGCACGATAACGAGAAGATGCTGATCACCTTCTCGTGCGGGGTGGCGCTGCGGGTGCCCAACGAGGAGCAGGCGTCCTTGATGGCGCGCGCCGACAAGGCGATGTACCAAGCCAAGAATAGCGGCAAGAATCGGGTGGTGATCGCGGATTGA
- a CDS encoding response regulator produces the protein MTDKVSIRVFIADDHAIVREGLKQILAEQRDINVAGEAENGVDAARLVGKSKANVMLLDISLPDRNGIDVLKQIKKDKPELAVLMLSMHREDQYAIRALKAGASGYLTKQSAPRELVTAIRQVAGGQKYVSAALAQTLASAIGEDHEAAVHEGLSDREYQTLTMIASGMTVSEIARELSLSVKTISEYRARLLVKMKLKSSAELTTYAIRNGLVD, from the coding sequence ATGACCGACAAAGTATCCATCCGTGTTTTCATTGCCGACGACCATGCCATCGTGCGCGAAGGGCTGAAGCAGATCCTGGCCGAGCAGCGCGACATCAATGTGGCCGGCGAGGCCGAGAACGGCGTCGACGCCGCCCGCCTGGTGGGCAAGTCGAAGGCCAATGTGATGCTGCTCGATATCTCGCTGCCCGACCGCAACGGCATCGACGTGCTGAAGCAGATAAAGAAAGACAAACCCGAACTGGCAGTGCTGATGCTGTCGATGCACCGCGAAGACCAGTACGCGATCCGCGCGCTCAAGGCCGGCGCCTCCGGCTATCTCACCAAGCAGAGCGCGCCGCGCGAGCTCGTGACGGCGATCCGCCAGGTGGCGGGCGGCCAGAAATACGTGAGCGCCGCGCTGGCGCAGACCCTGGCCAGCGCGATCGGCGAAGACCACGAGGCGGCGGTGCACGAGGGCCTGTCCGACCGCGAGTACCAGACCCTGACCATGATTGCCTCGGGCATGACGGTCAGCGAGATCGCGCGCGAACTGTCGCTGTCGGTCAAGACCATCAGCGAATACCGCGCCCGGCTGTTAGTCAAAATGAAACTCAAGTCCAGCGCCGAGCTGACGACCTATGCGATCCGTAACGGATTGGTGGATTGA
- a CDS encoding sensor histidine kinase: protein MNLPSSFHAEHPPTAGLVYQFVLHPDGRTSFPCLNDGCSALLGLAPDELQRDPSLFEGLILPEDRRAYHEAMQMSAAALAAWNWEGRIRIPAWNDVKWINLRATPQQLADGAVQWDGIMTNISASKQEQEDSLRSRERLAELTAHIEQAKEDERTRIAREIHDDLGGNLTAIKMALAMLAARLPADQPALIEKAEYVDDLVDRTIEAVHRISLDLRPTTLDLGIVAALEWQAREFEKQMGIAVVMRCPDKNLELEPDHASALFRIFQEALTNIAKHAGATRVTVSLRRQRRLLTLSICDNGRGIQAADRLKPQSFGLRGMSERASALGGTLALSAAPGGGTMVTIKTRLAPAADKDQQTIE from the coding sequence ATGAACCTGCCCTCCTCTTTCCATGCCGAGCATCCGCCCACCGCGGGCCTGGTCTACCAGTTCGTCCTCCACCCCGACGGCCGCACCAGCTTCCCTTGCCTGAACGACGGCTGCAGCGCCCTGCTCGGCCTGGCGCCCGACGAGCTGCAGCGCGATCCTTCCCTGTTCGAAGGCCTGATCCTGCCAGAGGACCGGCGCGCCTACCACGAGGCGATGCAGATGTCGGCCGCCGCGCTGGCGGCCTGGAACTGGGAAGGACGGATCCGCATCCCGGCCTGGAACGACGTCAAGTGGATCAACCTGCGCGCCACCCCGCAGCAGCTAGCAGACGGCGCGGTGCAGTGGGATGGCATCATGACCAATATCTCGGCCAGCAAGCAGGAGCAGGAAGATTCCCTGCGCTCGCGCGAGCGCCTGGCCGAACTGACCGCCCACATCGAGCAGGCCAAGGAAGACGAGCGCACCCGCATCGCGCGCGAGATCCACGACGACCTGGGCGGCAACCTCACCGCGATCAAGATGGCGCTGGCCATGCTGGCGGCGCGCCTGCCCGCCGACCAGCCGGCCCTGATCGAAAAAGCCGAGTATGTCGACGACCTGGTCGACCGCACCATCGAGGCGGTGCACCGCATCTCGCTCGACCTGCGTCCCACCACCCTCGACCTGGGCATCGTGGCTGCCCTCGAGTGGCAGGCGCGCGAATTCGAGAAGCAGATGGGGATCGCCGTCGTCATGCGCTGCCCGGATAAAAACCTGGAGCTCGAACCGGACCACGCCTCGGCCCTGTTCCGCATCTTCCAGGAAGCGCTCACGAATATCGCCAAGCACGCCGGCGCGACCCGGGTCACGGTGTCGCTGCGGCGCCAGCGCAGGCTGCTGACCCTGTCGATCTGCGACAACGGCCGCGGCATCCAGGCCGCCGACCGCCTCAAGCCGCAATCGTTCGGCCTGCGCGGCATGAGCGAGCGCGCCAGCGCCCTGGGCGGCACGCTGGCCTTGTCGGCGGCGCCCGGAGGTGGCACGATGGTGACCATCAAGACCAGGCTGGCTCCGGCAGCGGACAAAGACCAACAAACAATCGAATGA
- the greB gene encoding transcription elongation factor GreB, with product MNKAFVKESDNDDDEEALALAQAIPAGAKNYITPAGYQRIKDELLQLIDVDRPEVVRIVHWAASNGDRSENGDYIYGKRRLREIDRRIRFLTKRMDSAFVVDPTVHYGNDQVFFGATVGYINKAGEEHTVTIVGVDELDPLKGKISWVSPVARALTKCREGDVVPLQTPLGMDELEIVSVEYPEPVAD from the coding sequence ATGAACAAGGCATTCGTAAAAGAGTCAGATAACGACGACGATGAAGAGGCGTTGGCCCTGGCGCAGGCGATTCCCGCCGGCGCCAAGAACTACATCACGCCGGCCGGCTACCAGCGCATCAAGGACGAGCTGCTGCAGCTGATCGACGTCGACCGGCCCGAGGTGGTGCGCATCGTGCACTGGGCCGCCTCGAACGGCGACCGTTCCGAGAACGGCGACTATATCTATGGCAAGCGCCGCCTGCGCGAGATCGACCGCCGCATCCGCTTTCTCACCAAGCGCATGGATTCGGCCTTCGTGGTCGATCCGACCGTCCATTACGGCAACGACCAGGTGTTCTTCGGGGCCACGGTCGGCTATATCAACAAGGCGGGCGAAGAGCACACGGTGACCATCGTCGGCGTGGACGAGCTCGATCCCTTGAAGGGCAAGATCAGCTGGGTGTCGCCGGTGGCGCGTGCGCTCACCAAATGCCGCGAGGGAGATGTCGTGCCGCTGCAGACGCCGCTCGGCATGGACGAGCTCGAGATCGTCTCGGTCGAGTATCCCGAACCGGTGGCCGACTAG
- a CDS encoding biliverdin-producing heme oxygenase — protein sequence MNRPHDPTSGMDALAALRAATSERHERLDSGLPLSGPAPDLNDYAQHLTLVRDWLAPLQAWLDGFADGPQIVLPAVERLALIDADLAEPGMPAPRTAALSDPLPLDASAAYRWGVAYVIEGSQLGGKVLYGKLAEPLAPHPLRYLRGADEGPGPRWRAFMLALKEHVKSPDEIADACAGACAAFDSILGLSVDKSA from the coding sequence ATGAACCGACCTCACGACCCGACGTCCGGGATGGACGCCCTGGCCGCGCTGCGCGCCGCCACTTCCGAACGCCATGAACGCCTCGACAGCGGCTTGCCGTTGTCCGGGCCGGCTCCCGATCTGAACGACTATGCCCAGCACCTGACGCTGGTGCGCGACTGGCTGGCGCCGCTGCAGGCCTGGCTGGACGGGTTCGCCGATGGCCCGCAAATCGTGCTGCCGGCGGTCGAGCGGCTGGCGCTGATCGATGCCGATCTCGCCGAGCCCGGCATGCCCGCGCCGCGTACGGCGGCCTTGTCCGACCCCTTGCCGCTGGACGCCAGCGCCGCTTATCGCTGGGGCGTGGCGTATGTGATCGAAGGCTCGCAACTGGGCGGCAAGGTGTTGTATGGGAAGTTGGCCGAGCCGCTGGCGCCGCATCCCTTGCGTTATTTGCGTGGGGCGGATGAAGGGCCTGGTCCGCGTTGGCGCGCCTTCATGCTGGCGTTGAAAGAACACGTGAAGTCGCCCGACGAGATCGCGGATGCATGCGCGGGGGCGTGCGCGGCGTTTGACAGTATCCTGGGACTGAGTGTCGACAAATCGGCGTAA
- a CDS encoding RelA/SpoT family protein has product MNLSPDSTNPRNPVPRERRADNRPPDYVEPVAPGVASVTQLIAKLSEYLTPAELKKVKEAYRFSDEMHLGQVRKSGEPYISHPIAVAEICAEWKLDAQAIMAALLHDVIEDQDVKKDELIERFGAQVANLVDGLSKLEKIEFQSQLEAQAENFRKMLLAMASDVRVILIKLADRLHNMRTLGVMVPAKKRRIAGETMEVYVPIAHRLGLNNIYRELQDLSFSHLYPLRYQTLSKAIKAARGNRREVVKKILEAVKAQLASSGLQFEVDGREKTLYGIYKKMRNKHLSFSQVLDVYGFRVVVDSVPNCYVALGTLHALYKPMPGKFKDYIAIGKINGYQSLHTTLIGPYGTPVEFQIRTQEMHRTAESGVAAHWLYKTGDSNISDLQHRTHAWLQSLLDIQQQTGDSAEFLEHVKVDLFPDSVYVFTPKSKIIALPRGATALDFAYTIHTGIGDHTVGVRINNEEQPLRTELHNGDIVEIITDPESRPSPTWLTFVRTGKARSAIRHHLRAVDVNESVELGQELLAQALAVRNIKPELPDAVIERLLAETSANSMDEMYADVGIGKRMPALVARHIFGLMEGDPDLLPSHKPLPSSEIAPVTIYGSEGVAVQLAPCCLPIPGDQITGQLRRDQALVVHTCDCLPAKRIRAKEPDRWIAVQWGDDLNRRFDCRIRLLINNEKGILARVAAEIGESDANITYVGMDEDDEHSMTQLRFTIQIKDRVHLAQLIRNLRRVAGVNRVERERA; this is encoded by the coding sequence ATGAACCTGTCTCCAGATTCGACCAATCCACGCAACCCCGTTCCTCGCGAGAGGCGCGCCGACAATCGTCCGCCGGACTATGTCGAACCAGTCGCACCTGGCGTCGCTTCGGTCACGCAGCTGATCGCGAAGCTGTCCGAATACCTCACGCCCGCCGAACTCAAGAAGGTCAAGGAAGCCTACCGCTTCTCCGACGAGATGCACCTGGGCCAGGTCCGCAAGTCGGGCGAACCTTATATCTCCCATCCGATCGCCGTCGCCGAGATCTGCGCCGAGTGGAAGCTCGATGCGCAAGCCATCATGGCCGCCCTGCTGCACGACGTGATCGAAGACCAGGACGTCAAGAAAGACGAACTGATCGAGCGCTTCGGCGCCCAGGTCGCCAACCTCGTCGACGGCCTGTCCAAGCTCGAGAAGATCGAGTTCCAGAGCCAGCTCGAAGCGCAGGCCGAGAATTTCCGCAAGATGCTGCTGGCGATGGCATCCGACGTGCGTGTGATCCTGATCAAACTCGCCGACCGGCTGCACAATATGCGCACGCTGGGCGTCATGGTGCCGGCCAAGAAGCGCCGCATCGCCGGCGAGACGATGGAAGTGTATGTGCCGATCGCCCACCGCCTCGGCCTCAACAACATCTACCGGGAGCTGCAAGACCTGTCGTTCTCGCACCTGTATCCGCTGCGCTACCAGACCCTGTCGAAAGCGATCAAGGCCGCGCGCGGCAACCGCCGCGAAGTGGTCAAGAAGATCCTCGAGGCGGTCAAGGCCCAGCTGGCGTCGAGCGGCCTGCAGTTCGAAGTCGACGGCCGCGAAAAGACGCTGTACGGCATCTATAAAAAGATGCGCAACAAGCACCTGTCGTTCTCGCAGGTGCTGGACGTGTACGGTTTCCGCGTCGTCGTCGACAGCGTGCCCAACTGTTATGTGGCGCTCGGCACCCTGCACGCCCTGTACAAGCCGATGCCGGGCAAGTTCAAGGACTATATCGCGATCGGCAAGATCAACGGCTACCAGTCGCTGCACACCACCCTGATCGGCCCCTACGGCACCCCGGTCGAATTCCAGATCCGCACCCAGGAGATGCACCGCACCGCCGAGAGCGGCGTGGCGGCGCATTGGCTGTACAAGACCGGCGATTCGAACATCTCCGACCTGCAGCACCGCACCCATGCCTGGCTGCAGTCGCTGCTCGACATCCAGCAGCAAACGGGCGACTCGGCCGAATTCCTGGAACATGTGAAAGTCGACCTGTTCCCCGATTCGGTCTATGTGTTCACGCCCAAGTCGAAGATCATCGCCCTGCCGCGCGGCGCCACGGCGCTCGACTTCGCCTACACGATCCACACCGGCATCGGCGACCACACGGTCGGCGTCAGGATCAATAACGAAGAACAGCCGCTGCGCACCGAGCTGCACAATGGCGACATCGTCGAGATCATCACCGATCCCGAATCGCGCCCGAGCCCGACCTGGCTCACGTTCGTCCGCACCGGCAAAGCGCGCTCGGCGATCCGCCACCACCTGCGCGCGGTGGACGTCAACGAATCGGTCGAACTGGGCCAGGAGCTGCTGGCGCAGGCGCTGGCGGTGCGCAATATCAAGCCCGAGCTGCCGGACGCCGTCATCGAACGCCTGCTGGCCGAGACCTCGGCCAACTCGATGGACGAGATGTATGCCGATGTCGGCATCGGCAAGCGCATGCCGGCCCTGGTGGCGCGCCACATCTTCGGCCTGATGGAAGGCGACCCCGACCTGCTGCCCTCGCACAAGCCGCTGCCGTCGAGCGAGATCGCGCCGGTCACGATCTATGGCAGCGAAGGCGTGGCGGTGCAGCTGGCGCCGTGCTGCCTGCCGATCCCGGGCGACCAGATCACCGGCCAGCTGCGGCGCGACCAGGCGCTGGTGGTCCATACCTGCGACTGCCTGCCGGCCAAGCGCATCCGCGCCAAGGAGCCGGATCGCTGGATCGCCGTGCAATGGGGCGACGACCTCAACCGCCGCTTCGACTGCCGCATCCGCCTGTTGATCAACAACGAAAAAGGCATCCTCGCCCGCGTGGCGGCCGAGATCGGCGAGTCGGACGCCAACATCACTTATGTTGGCATGGACGAGGATGACGAGCACAGCATGACGCAGCTGCGCTTCACGATCCAGATCAAGGATCGGGTGCATCTGGCGCAGTTGATTCGCAATTTGCGCCGGGTGGCTGGGGTGAACAGGGTAGAGCGCGAGCGGGCGTAA